Genomic window (Shewanella psychropiezotolerans):
TGATCAGTTTCTGGCTTATATATCTGGATTTTATATAGGGAATGAAAAACTATCTGGTTATTTAAAACACTTATCACCTTATGGTTTTATGATGATTATATTCTTAGCCTTACGCTTGAATTTAACTTGGTGAGTCCGTTAAGCTTATGAAGTTATCATTGTTTTTATTTCCACATAATGGTCACTATAATTGTTCTTAGTGCTTGTATCGAGGGAGTACAGTTGATCTTCGTAGAGTTGTGAATTCCGACTGTTTTAAACTGTAATATATGTGACTAACTATTGTGGAATAATAGACCTTAAATTGTAACCTGAATGTTCGTGTATATATTCATCGCAAATATTATTTTAAATGCTATTAATTTTAGTTGAGATTATTTGTTATGCTTTTATATTATATAAGGCGAGAGGGAACTGAGGTGTTATTTTATAACCGAGCTTAAATTAGTGGTAATAGTGAAGTGCATAGTGCTAGAATTTGTTGAGTGTGGATTTAGCTAGATCACCGTGAAGCGGCGTCTAGCTATAAAGGGCTGGTGCCAGGATTAAAAAACCTCCTGAGAGGGACATATTAATCATATTTATCTGGTCATAATGGCTTCAATTTCGCTTATTGTTCTGGGTACACCTGCCGATAGGTTTTCATGACCAGCTTCGGTAACCAAAATATCATCTTCGATACGGATCCCCATGCCCAGATACGCTTCAGGGACATCAGTTGCTGATAATGGAATATAGATCCCAGGTTCAATAGTAAAAACCATTCCAGCTTCTAGCTTACGCCACTGATCTTGTTCATCGTGATAGGGACCCACATCGTGGACATCCATGCCAAGCCAATGACCCGTCTTGTGAACGGTGAAACGTTTATAGGTTTCATTTTTCATGACGTCATCGATATTGCCATTTAATAGGCCAAGTTCCAGTAAGCCTTTAGCCATCACTTCCATACAAGTTTCATGTAGGCTGTTCCAACTCGCGCCAGGTTTGACTTCAGCTATGGCGGCATCTAAAGCGCTTAATACTAGCTGATAGATGGCTTTTTGTTCGGTGGTGAACTTACCATTCACCGGATAGCTGCGAGTGATATCCGATGCGTAGTGAGCAAGTTCGGCGCCTGCATCGATAAGCAATATCTGTCCATCTTCGACGGTGCAGCAGTTCTCTTCATAATGCAGGCAGCAGGCATTGTTGCCCGAGGCAACGATATTGGGGTAGGCCACATCGGTAGCGCCATATTTGGCTATGGTAAAATTAAAGGTGGCGGCGAGTTCGGCTTCGTTGACCCCAGGTTTACAGGCTTTCATGACGGCCTCGTGGCCGTCGGTAGAGGCTTTGACTGCGGCCTTGATCTTAGCTATCTCATCTGGACTCTTTAACACTCTCATAGGATGAAGCACCTTGGCCAAGGGGCTCAGGCTGAGATGGTGTTTGATTGTGTCGAAAGAGGCGGTGTTACGCTGATGATTCATCCAGCCGATGACTTGGCTTGAGAAACGACCCAATTCATCACCAATGAAAATGTGTCGCTGCGTTGTTAACTGTGACAGAAGTACTGTCTCTAACTTGGCAACATCATAAGCCTCATCGGCGTTAAAATCTGTTATGGCTCCATCGACACCGGCGCGTTCTCCGAAGCTGACTTCCTGGGCTTTATCTTTGGGACGGCAAAATAAGCTGTATTTAAAGCCTGAATCTTGACTTTTATCGGAGCAGAGTAGGGCCACCGCATCGGGTTCATTGAAGCCTGTTAGATATAGAAAGTCATTGTCTTGTCTGAAATGATACTTGATGTTCTTACTGCGAACTTTCTGCTGATAGCCAACAAGAATGACAATACTGCCTTCAGGGAGTTGCTCGAACAGGGCTTTTCTTCTTGTTTGGTATAGATCACTGCTCATTTTATAAGTCTCTTCATTGGTGTACTTATGTGAACTCACCTTGCGATAAGCCTCATTACACTGTTGCTGGTGTTTACTTGAGCCAGCCGTGTGAATCGTGCTTTTCCTGGCGAACCCCAAATATAGACATAGTGGTAAAACTAGCATGTTTGTATATTTTATTCAGTGTAAATATTCTTAAGATTAATCGATAAGTTCGCGGTGCAATATGCTTCAATGGATGGGATAATGTCTGGAATCAGACTTAGGAGTTAAACACGTGAGCCCAGCAGTTTTTTTAGACAGAGACGGTGTGATCAATATAGATCACGGTTATGTGCATCAAGTTGATGACTTTGAATATGTAGAGGGCGTGTTCGATGCGTGTCGCTCTCTTAAAGAGATGGGGTATAAGCTGGCGGTAGTCACTAACCAATCGGGTATTGCGCGTGGTATGTATAGCGAAGATCAATTTCATACCCTGACAGAATGGATGGATTGGAACTTTGTCGATAAAGGCGTCGAGCTTGATGGCATCTATTATTGCCCACATCACGCCGAGCAGGGCGTAGGTGATTACAAGCAAGATTGTGATTGCCGCAAACCTAAACCTGGCATGATGTTGACCGCGGCCAAGTTTCTTAAGGTCGATCTTAGTCAATCAGTCATGGTGGGAGACAAGCGCGATGATATGTTGGCGGCAAAAGCGGCCGGGATCCCGACTCGCATATTGGTTCGTACCGGCAAGTCGGTCACCGATGAAGCCATAGCTGCCGCAAGTGTGGTACTCGATTCCATTGCCGATGTGCCTGACTATCTGAAGAGCCTTTAATCAAATCCTCTCCATGCGAAGAGCCTTGGGTTATTTATCGAGAGATAAAGCGCTTCATGCTGGCTGACTTCAGCAATCCAGCTCGTTTTACTGAGGTTTTATTAGGGCTTTACTGGCTTAGCAATGGGATTCGCGATGGAAATAGTACGGGATTTAGACGTATTGTTTGATATGTGAGCGCTTGAGTCGTTTTTATAAAACTATCCCATTAAAGGGGTTGACGATAAAACCCAAATCAGTAGAATACGCAACCCAAGCCAACGACCAAGCGTCACGGCAGTATCTGCAATATGATGCAACGCTCTTTAACAATTTATCAAGTAATCTGTGTGGGCACTCACAGGTGTTGAGTTATTCGAAATCATTTTCTACTACGTAGTAAATGAAAATAAAATTTACTCAATGATATGAGTGTTCATAATTGGAATCATTTATGGTTTCAAAAAATTTATGTACAAATATTTTTAAGATTCTTCCGAGTCTTTTAAATGAATCAGAATTCGTTGAGCCGATGTCATTGCCGAAAGGTAATGCATCAAAAAAACTTTAATTGAAGAGTTTGATCATGGCTCAGATTGAACGCTGGCGGCAGGCCTAACACATGCAAGTCGAGCGGAAACAGAAAGGTGCTTGCACCTTTGCTGTCGAGCGGCGGACGGGTGAGTAATGCCTAGGGAACTGCCCAGTCGAGGGGGATAACAGTTGGAAACGACTGCTAATACCGCATACGCCCTACGGGGGAAAGGAGGGGACCTTCGGGCCTTTCGCGATTGGATGTACCTAGGTGGGATTAGCTAGTTGGTAAGGTAATGGCTTACCAAGGCGACGATCCCTAGCTGGTCTGAGAGGATGATCAGCCACACTGGAACTGAGACACGGTCCAGACTCCTACGGGAGGCAGCAGTGGGGAATATTGCACAATGGGCGAAAGCCTGATGCAGCCATGCCGCGTGTGTGAAGAAGGCCTTCGGGTTGTAAAGCACTTTCAGCGAGGAGGAAAGGTTGTAGTTTAATAAACTATAGCTGTGACGTTACTCGCAGAAGAAGCACCGGCTAACTTCGTGCCAGCAGCCGCGGTAATACGAGGGGTGCAAGCGTTAATCGGAATTACTGGGCGTAAAGCGTACGCAGGCGGTTTGTTAAGCAAGATGTGAAAGCCCCGGGCTCAACCTGGGAATTGCATTTTGAACTGGCAAACTAGAGTCTTGTAGAGGGGGGTAGAATTTCAGGTGTAGCGGTGAAATGCGTAGAGATCTGAAGGAATACCGGTGGCGAAGGCGGCCCCCTGGACAAAGACTGACGCTCAGGTACGAAAGCGTGGGGAGCAAACAGGATTAGATACCCTGGTAGTCCACGCCGTAAACGATGTCTACTCGGAATTTGGTGTCTTGAACACTGGGTTCCCAAGCTAACGCATTAAGTAGACCGCCTGGGGAGTACGGCCGCAAGGTTAAAACTCAAATGAATTGACGGGGGCCCGCACAAGCGGTGGAGCATGTGGTTTAATTCGATGCAACGCGAAGAACCTTACCTACTCTTGACATCCACGGAATTTTTCAGAGATGAATTAGTGCCTTCGGGAACCGTGAGACAGGTGCTGCATGGCTGTCGTCAGCTCGTGTTGTGAAATGTTGGGTTAAGTCCCGCAACGAGCGCAACCCTTATCCTTATTTGCCAGCACGTAATGGTGGGAACTTTAGGGAGACTGCCGGTGATAAACCGGAGGAAGGTGGGGACGACGTCAAGTCATCATGGCCCTTACGAGTAGGGCTACACACGTGCTACAATGGTCGGTACAGAGGGTCGCAAAG
Coding sequences:
- a CDS encoding aminopeptidase P N-terminal domain-containing protein; this encodes MSSDLYQTRRKALFEQLPEGSIVILVGYQQKVRSKNIKYHFRQDNDFLYLTGFNEPDAVALLCSDKSQDSGFKYSLFCRPKDKAQEVSFGERAGVDGAITDFNADEAYDVAKLETVLLSQLTTQRHIFIGDELGRFSSQVIGWMNHQRNTASFDTIKHHLSLSPLAKVLHPMRVLKSPDEIAKIKAAVKASTDGHEAVMKACKPGVNEAELAATFNFTIAKYGATDVAYPNIVASGNNACCLHYEENCCTVEDGQILLIDAGAELAHYASDITRSYPVNGKFTTEQKAIYQLVLSALDAAIAEVKPGASWNSLHETCMEVMAKGLLELGLLNGNIDDVMKNETYKRFTVHKTGHWLGMDVHDVGPYHDEQDQWRKLEAGMVFTIEPGIYIPLSATDVPEAYLGMGIRIEDDILVTEAGHENLSAGVPRTISEIEAIMTR
- the gmhB gene encoding D-glycero-beta-D-manno-heptose 1,7-bisphosphate 7-phosphatase, which translates into the protein MSPAVFLDRDGVINIDHGYVHQVDDFEYVEGVFDACRSLKEMGYKLAVVTNQSGIARGMYSEDQFHTLTEWMDWNFVDKGVELDGIYYCPHHAEQGVGDYKQDCDCRKPKPGMMLTAAKFLKVDLSQSVMVGDKRDDMLAAKAAGIPTRILVRTGKSVTDEAIAAASVVLDSIADVPDYLKSL